One Lactobacillus crispatus DNA segment encodes these proteins:
- a CDS encoding IS256 family transposase has translation MNDFTKDFAQALFNPDKINDLLRKELQQAVNNLLEAELTAFLGYDPYARNGWNTGNSRNGAYFRKVDTQFGPIEVQVPRDRNGQFHQHTLPDYKQHSDVLESTIIKLYSKGVTTREIADLIEKMYGSHYSPAQVSNISKQMLPKIEAYHKRKLSDKFFCVYLDATYLPLRRETFEREAVYIAIGIKPNGHKEVIDYCIAPSENIEVWTEMLQNMKSRGLKQVELFLSDGVVGMKTALARTYPKAHFQRCLVHVMRNICAKVRVDDREKIMNEFKQIHQQTSKKEAAAVLHKFYAKWNKAYSHVIKGLKEIEPDLLVFYNYPKQIRASIYSTNMIESFNNVIKRKAKPKAEFPTEQSLDAFIGIQAMSYNDRYFNRIHKGFGQVQDTLESYFD, from the coding sequence ATGAATGATTTTACCAAAGATTTTGCTCAAGCTCTATTCAATCCAGACAAAATAAATGATTTATTGCGCAAAGAGCTACAACAGGCTGTTAATAACTTGCTAGAAGCTGAGTTGACTGCCTTTCTAGGCTATGATCCCTATGCCAGAAATGGCTGGAATACTGGCAATTCTAGAAATGGTGCTTATTTCCGCAAGGTTGATACCCAGTTTGGACCAATTGAAGTGCAAGTGCCTCGAGACCGCAACGGTCAGTTTCATCAGCACACGCTGCCTGACTACAAGCAGCACTCTGATGTTTTGGAAAGCACGATTATCAAGCTATACTCCAAAGGCGTAACTACCAGAGAAATCGCTGACTTGATTGAGAAAATGTATGGCAGTCATTATAGTCCAGCTCAAGTATCAAATATTTCCAAGCAGATGCTCCCCAAGATTGAGGCTTATCACAAGCGCAAGCTAAGCGACAAGTTTTTCTGTGTCTATTTGGATGCGACATACCTTCCTTTGCGCCGAGAAACGTTTGAGCGTGAAGCAGTATATATTGCCATTGGCATTAAACCTAATGGACATAAGGAAGTCATTGACTACTGCATTGCTCCTAGTGAGAACATTGAAGTTTGGACAGAGATGCTTCAAAACATGAAGTCCAGAGGCTTGAAGCAAGTTGAGCTTTTTCTTTCTGATGGTGTTGTTGGCATGAAAACAGCCTTGGCCAGGACTTATCCTAAAGCTCATTTTCAACGCTGCCTGGTTCATGTCATGCGCAATATCTGCGCTAAAGTACGCGTCGACGATCGTGAAAAGATCATGAACGAATTCAAGCAGATACATCAACAGACAAGCAAAAAAGAAGCTGCAGCTGTCTTGCACAAATTCTATGCCAAATGGAATAAAGCTTATAGCCATGTCATCAAAGGTTTGAAGGAAATTGAGCCCGATCTGCTAGTCTTCTACAATTATCCCAAACAAATCAGAGCTTCAATTTATTCAACCAATATGATTGAATCCTTTAACAACGTCATCAAGCGTAAAGCTAAGCCTAAGGCAGAATTTCCAACTGAACAGTCGCTTGATGCATTTATTGGCATCCAGGCAATGAGCTACAATGACCGTTATTTCAATCGAATTCATAAAGGCTTTGGTCAGGTTCAGGACACCTTAGAATCCTACTTTGATTAA
- a CDS encoding helix-turn-helix domain-containing protein yields the protein MGINAALKKARQSRGLTQEQFVAGILSPAHYSKIERGLHDISAKDLMAILQKNKISFAEFFKQNMISQADDENSLGDQLQIAYYNQDLNQVRKLVTKIQQLPHHDLLKIKAKLIFTLLEGKRKFDVKDKNIILQRLFAGDNWLQDEFSLDLLANFGASIFTHDDFTFFFQKIFTTYNDKMSEQTEKMQTTIATICVNYLYTCAENKFVKDNKEPIYLLGQLSQTPSLVLYKIIGHFYQCYFAGDTEQVLAIKKLIKASNLENILSILPE from the coding sequence ATGGGAATTAATGCGGCACTAAAAAAAGCACGTCAATCGCGGGGACTGACACAAGAACAATTTGTAGCAGGAATTTTATCACCAGCTCATTATTCTAAAATTGAGCGTGGCTTGCATGACATATCAGCTAAGGACTTAATGGCAATTTTGCAGAAAAATAAAATTTCATTTGCTGAATTCTTTAAGCAAAATATGATCTCACAAGCTGACGATGAAAACAGTTTAGGTGATCAATTACAGATTGCTTATTATAATCAAGATCTTAACCAAGTTAGAAAATTGGTAACAAAAATTCAACAACTGCCGCATCATGATCTTCTAAAAATCAAAGCTAAGTTGATTTTTACCTTACTTGAAGGAAAACGTAAATTTGATGTCAAAGATAAAAATATAATATTGCAGCGTTTATTTGCAGGCGATAATTGGCTTCAAGATGAATTTAGTTTAGATTTGTTAGCAAATTTTGGTGCTTCTATCTTTACTCATGATGATTTTACTTTTTTCTTTCAAAAAATTTTCACTACTTATAATGATAAAATGTCTGAGCAGACAGAAAAAATGCAAACAACAATTGCCACTATTTGTGTGAATTATTTATATACTTGTGCTGAAAATAAATTTGTAAAAGATAATAAAGAGCCTATTTATTTACTTGGGCAATTAAGTCAAACGCCATCTCTAGTCTTATATAAAATCATTGGTCATTTTTATCAATGCTATTTTGCTGGAGATACAGAGCAGGTATTAGCTATTAAGAAATTGATCAAGGCAAGTAATTTAGAAAATATTCTGTCTATTCTTCCAGAATAA
- a CDS encoding ATP-binding cassette domain-containing protein translates to MKKFIDLKWFSLSIILSCLSGLSLPFSTWSYSEIFALITGKSIPNTVRMIIVITVLQILLVIVEYLNNRVINRNVALFNQEVREYLMQTDFVKTGEKEISNRISFINNDLNLIEEKYFRQLFSLVSTVVKIVGIVTVALINSVVLTLVFVAFASLSSLIPSLFSKKTAKQSSNWSKSTGSYVTFMSDLLKNINTVLNYNVLSLFVKKGSKVIKNSVENKRERDDTIAKSDFYVDLLAYSLDFLPIGIGIIMVIQGHIALASFVAVQYSSAWIVNSFFSINSIRNQIAATKPMTAKLLSFKPLTTKQDEASVKFKQLNMDNVTFGYQADSPVLNNVSLCVNKGDKILLTGKSGEGKSTLLKVLMGKLSPQKGRVLVNDQAVETQIFSEVQQSSQIFNETLRFNLTLGKQFDQKQIVAAAQQAGLTNYLQKHGLDTVIEENGHNLSGGERKRIELARAFLFQREILVVDEGTASLDPQTAEQIHNVFLNSPLTVIEIDHHISSTTMKKFTHHFDLENGKLVNIF, encoded by the coding sequence ATGAAAAAGTTTATTGACCTCAAATGGTTTTCGCTCAGTATTATTCTGTCATGTTTAAGCGGATTATCTTTGCCTTTTAGCACATGGTCATACTCCGAAATTTTTGCGTTAATTACAGGTAAAAGTATTCCAAATACGGTGAGAATGATTATCGTAATTACAGTATTGCAAATCTTACTTGTAATTGTAGAATACTTAAATAATCGAGTAATTAATCGTAATGTAGCACTATTTAATCAAGAAGTTCGTGAGTATCTGATGCAGACGGATTTTGTAAAAACAGGAGAAAAAGAAATTTCTAATCGAATTTCTTTCATTAATAATGATCTTAACCTGATTGAAGAAAAGTACTTTAGACAGTTATTTTCACTAGTATCTACTGTGGTTAAAATTGTTGGTATCGTTACTGTTGCGCTGATAAATAGTGTAGTCCTGACATTAGTCTTTGTTGCTTTTGCCAGTCTTTCAAGCCTTATTCCTAGTTTGTTTAGCAAGAAAACAGCCAAGCAGTCGTCCAATTGGAGTAAATCAACAGGTAGTTATGTAACGTTTATGTCGGATTTACTCAAAAATATCAATACGGTTTTAAATTACAATGTATTATCTCTATTTGTAAAGAAGGGTAGTAAAGTAATTAAAAATTCTGTTGAGAATAAACGTGAACGTGACGATACAATTGCTAAAAGTGATTTTTACGTTGATTTATTAGCTTACTCACTAGACTTCTTACCAATTGGAATCGGCATTATTATGGTAATTCAAGGACACATTGCTTTGGCTTCTTTTGTTGCCGTTCAATACTCTAGCGCTTGGATTGTAAATAGTTTCTTTAGTATTAATAGTATTCGTAATCAGATTGCTGCTACTAAACCAATGACCGCTAAGTTGTTATCTTTCAAGCCTTTAACGACTAAGCAAGATGAAGCTTCAGTCAAATTTAAGCAATTAAATATGGACAATGTAACTTTCGGCTATCAAGCTGATAGTCCAGTGCTTAATAATGTGAGTTTATGTGTTAATAAAGGAGATAAAATTCTGTTAACTGGAAAGTCTGGTGAAGGCAAATCTACTTTACTTAAGGTGTTAATGGGTAAATTATCTCCGCAGAAGGGAAGAGTTTTGGTTAATGATCAGGCTGTTGAAACGCAAATTTTTAGTGAAGTTCAACAATCTTCGCAAATTTTTAATGAGACTTTACGCTTTAATTTAACTCTTGGTAAACAATTTGATCAAAAGCAAATCGTGGCTGCGGCTCAACAAGCAGGATTAACTAATTACCTTCAAAAACATGGCTTAGATACCGTAATTGAAGAAAATGGGCATAATCTTTCAGGTGGGGAAAGAAAGAGAATTGAATTAGCGCGTGCTTTTCTCTTCCAAAGAGAAATTTTAGTAGTTGATGAAGGAACTGCCTCACTTGATCCGCAAACTGCTGAGCAAATTCATAATGTCTTTTTGAATTCACCATTAACAGTAATTGAAATTGACCACCATATTTCATCAACGACGATGAAGAAATTTACGCATCATTTTGACTTAGAAAATGGAAAATTGGTAAATATTTTTTAA